The Mustela erminea isolate mMusErm1 chromosome 6, mMusErm1.Pri, whole genome shotgun sequence genome includes a region encoding these proteins:
- the LOC116593564 gene encoding olfactory receptor 9K2-like → MGDKGTSNHSEVTDFILVGFRVRSELHILLFLLFLLVYAMILLGNVGMMTVIMTDPRLNTPMYFFLGNLSFIDLFYSSVIAPKAMINFWSESKSISFASCVTQLFLFVLFIVAEAFLLAVMAYDRFIAICNPLLYSVQMSARLCIRLVAGSYFCGCISSVLQTSMTFTLSFCASRTIDHFYCDDRPLQRISCSDLYLHKIVSFFLCSIIILPTIIVIIVSYMYIVSTVLKIRSSEGRKKAFSTCSSHLGVVSVLYGAIVFMYVIPDRFPELSKVASLCYTLVTPMLNPLIYSLRNKDVKEALRKILGKKAFLFNSILTVT, encoded by the coding sequence ATGGGTGACAAGGGGACAAGCAATCACTCAGAAGTGACTGACTTCATTCTTGTAGGCTTCAGGGTCCGCTCAGAACTCCacattcttctcttcctgctctttctgcttGTGTATGCCATGATCCTTCTAGGGAATGTGGGGATGATGACCGTTATTATGACTGATCCAAGGCTGAACACACCAATGTATTTCTTCCTAGGCAACCTCTccttcattgatctcttctattCTTCTGTTATTGCACCCAAGGCTATGATCAACTTCTGGTCTGAGAGCAAGTCCATCTcctttgccagctgtgtgacccagctctttctctttgtccttttcatTGTGGCTGAGGCATTTCTCCTGGCAGTCATGGCTTATGACCGCTTCATTGCCATCTGCAACCCACTCCTCTACTCTGTCCAGATGTCAGCTCGTCTCTGCATTCGGCTGGTGGCTGGTTCCTATTTTTGTGGCTGCATCAGCTCAGTTCTTCAGACAAGCATGACATTTACTTTGTCCTTTTGTGCTTCCCGCACCATTGATCACTTTTACTGTGATGACCGTCCACTTCAAAGGATTTCTTGTTCTGATCTCTACCTTCATAAgatagtttcctttttcttatgcAGCATTATTATTTTGCCTACCATAATAGTCATTATCGTGTCCTATATGTATATTGTGTCCACAGTTCTAAAGATACGCTCCTCTGAGGGACGTAAGAAAGCCTTCTCCACTTGCAGCTCTCACCTAGGAGTCGTGAGTGTACTGTACGGTGCCATCGTTTTTATGTATGTCATCCCTGACAGATTTCCTGAGCTGAGTAAAGTGGCTTCCTTATGTTACACCTTAGTCACTCCCATGTTGAATCCTTTGATTTACTCCCTGAGAAACAAAGATGTCAAAGAAGCTCTGAGAAAGATcctggggaaaaaagcatttctATTTAATTCTATCTTAACAGTGACATAA